Proteins found in one Manduca sexta isolate Smith_Timp_Sample1 chromosome 8, JHU_Msex_v1.0, whole genome shotgun sequence genomic segment:
- the LOC115450894 gene encoding 40S ribosomal protein S15, which yields MAEVEETLKKKRTFRKFTFRGVDLDQLLDMPNEQLMELMHARARRRFARGLKRKPMALVKKLRRAKKEAPPNEKPEIVKTHLRNMIIVPEMVGSIVGIYNGKTFNQVEIKPEMIGHYLGEFSVTYKPVKHGRPGIGATHSSRFIPLK from the exons ATGGCTGag GTCGAGGAAACTCTCAAGAAGAAACGTACCTTCAGGAAGTTTACCTTCCGTGGAGTTGATCTTGATCAGCTCCTTGATATGCCAAA TGAGCAACTCATGGAGTTGATGCACGCTCGTGCCCGCCGGCGATTCGCCAGAGGGCTCAAGCGCAAGCCGATGGCGTTAGTCAAGAAGCTGCGCCGCGCCAAGAAGGAAGCGCCTCCGAATGAGAAGCCAGAAATCGTCAAAACTCACTTGAGGAACATGATCATCGTCCCTGAGATGGTCGGCTCTATTGTTGGCATCTACAACGGAAAGACATTCAACCAG GTTGAAATCAAGCCTGAGATGATTGGCCACTACCTCGGCGAGTTCTCAGTCACATACAAGCCTGTCAAGCACGGTAGGCCCGGTATTGGTGCCACGCACAGCTCTAGGTTCATTCCTCTCAAGTAG
- the LOC115450886 gene encoding tRNA-uridine aminocarboxypropyltransferase 2 has protein sequence MNETEVWEDLSNIPADPPIMRDLCENCKRPSVVCWCSALPSNRLTPRSTIILLQHPAEEKRCLRTAPMLQLGLAQNKCLIYKGKKFPQPKHENLEDILTQPNTVLLYPSKAAVDITQLGDDSDSYNIVLIDGTWPQAKAIYASSPILHKIKQVKLLTNSTSSYLIRTQPTEGCLSTLETAAEALSQLEKDSKYYDLINPLHMLCKYQLDNGAVTHQSKEFLIKTKTYPKLIGKRLSKLLKSTNECTLE, from the exons ATGAATGAAACAGAAGTATGGGAGGATCTTTCCAACATTCCTGCAGACCCTCCAATAATGCGGGACTTGTGTGAAAATTGcaa GAGACCATCAGTTGTATGTTGGTGTTCAGCCTTACCCTCCAATAGACTAACGCCAAGAAGTACAATAATACTTCTGCAGCACCCAGCTGAAGAGAAGAGATGCCTACGCACTGCACCTATGCTGCAACTAGGCCTAGCTCAAAACAAATGCCTTATTTACAAAGGGAAAAAATTCCCACAACCAAAACACGAAAATCTGGAAGATATTCTAACACAACCAAACACTGTATTGCTGTACCCAAGCAAAGCAGCAGTTGATATAACACAATTAGGAGATGATTCTGAtagttataatatagttttaattgatGGCACATGGCCGCAAGCGAAAGCAATATATGCATCCAGTCCAATACTTCATAAGATTAAACAAGTCAAATTACTGACTAATAGTACAAGTAGTTATCTTATAAGGACCCAGCCTACAGAAGGATGTCTAAGCACCCTCGAAACAGCTGCGGAAGCTTTATCTCAACTTGAAAAAGACTCGAAATATTACGACCTCATAAACCCTTTGCACATGCTCTGCAAATATCAGTTGGACAATGGTGCTGTTACACACCAATCAaaggaatttttaattaaaacaaagacaTATCCAAAACTGATTGGAAAAAGACTATCAAAATTATTGAAGTCAACAAACGAGTGTACTCTTGAGtga